From a region of the Nyctibius grandis isolate bNycGra1 chromosome 10, bNycGra1.pri, whole genome shotgun sequence genome:
- the LOC137667560 gene encoding 2-epi-5-epi-valiolone synthase-like — translation MPVSAETFAPVAPAIMPQEPRQTDFQLVRVKSTWYRIKKGEALSDCEDKITLSEAKIGECVSEGGISWTIEAPIYFCYKVVETYNILDPSNTTLLWGHITDPQQLELATSGKRKLRRFIVIDEVVDELYGSKVREYFEENNVQHKILALPTTEETKSMDLVLNILQEVQNFSIDRRTEPIIAIGGGVCLDIVGLAASLYRRRTPYIRVPTTLLSYVDASVGAKNGVNFLQCKNKLGGYTPPVASFLDRSFIQSIPRRHISNGLGEILKMALMKHKGLFDLLKSHGKYLLDTKFQSYSSSANHGDAALQTTRIAIETMLEELAPNLWEDDLDRLVDFGHLISPELEMRVLPSLMHGEAVNIDMAFMTYVAHTRGLITTEEKEQIIQCMRGLELPIWHGGCSWPLIKRALMERLKHSGGQPRMPLPTGLGVAEIFNDTSEETLKRAYELWVRDCKTVLEEEPAAL, via the exons ATGCCGGTGTCAGCAGAGACCTTTGCTCCGGTGGCCCCGGCCATCATGCCCCAGGAGCCCCGGCAGACAGACTTCCAGCTGGTGCGAGTCAAGAGCACGTGGTACCGGATCAAGAAAGGAGAAGCCCTTTCCGACTGCGAGGACAAGATAACTCTCTCTGAAGCAAAAAT AGGTGAATGCGTCTCCGAAGGTGGGATTTCCTGGACAATTGAAGCTCCCATCTATTTTTGCTACAAAGTGGTAGAAACATACAATATTCTGGATCCTTCTAACACTACTCTGCTCTGGGGTCACATTACTGACCCCCAGCAACTAGAGCTAGCCACCAGCGGCAAAAGGAAGCTGAGGCGCTTTATTGTCATAGATGAAGTCGTTGATGAGCTTTATGGCTCCAAAGTCAGAGAATACTTTGAAGAGAATAACGTTCAGCACAAAATCCTCGCCCTGCCTACCACTGAAGAAACGAAATCCATGGACCTGGTCTTGAACATCTTGCAAGAAGTCCAGAACTTCAGCATTGACAGGCGAACTGAGCCCATCATCGCCATCGGAGGAGGCGTCTGCCTGGACATCGTAGGATTGGCCGCGTCGCTCTACAGGAGACGTACCCCTTACATTCGGGTCCCAACAACCCTCCTCTCTTACGTTGATGCCAGCGTGGGGGCGAAGAATGGGGTGAATTTCCTGCAGTGCAAGAACAAGCTCGGGGGCTACACCCCGCCGGTAGCTAGTTTCCTGGATAGATCCTTCATTCAGAGCATTCCTCGGCGACACATCTCCAACGGCCTTGGTGAAATTTTAAAG ATGGCACTCATGAAACACAAAGGGCTGTTTGACCTGCTCAAGAGCcatgggaaatacctgctggacACCAAGTTTCAGTCctacagcagctctgccaacCATGGGGATGCTGCACTGCAGACGACCAGGATTGCCATTGAAACCATGTTGGAAGAGCTGGCTCCCAACCTCTGGGAGGATGACCTGGACAGACTGGTTGATTTTGGTCACCTTATAAGCCCAGAGCTGGAAATG AGGGTTTTGCCATCGCTGATGCACGGAGAAGCTGTGAACATTGACATGGCATTCATGACGTACGTGGCCCACACACGAGGGCTCATCACCACCGAGGAGAAGGAGCAGATCATCCAGTGCATGAGGGGCCTGGAGCTGCCCATCTGGCACGGGGGCTGCAGCTGGCCCCTCATCAAGAGAGCCCTGATGGAGCGCCTGAAGCACAGCGGGGGACAGCCCCGCATGCCGCTCCCCACCGGCCTCGGCGTAGCAG AGATATTCAATGACACTAGTGAAGAGACCCTGAAAAGAGCATACGAGCTGTGGGTCAGGGACTGCAAGACGGTGCTGGAAGAAGAGCCAGCTGCCCTGTGA